The Pecten maximus chromosome 10, xPecMax1.1, whole genome shotgun sequence region AGATGGTCTTTATGATGGTTTATTTAGctgtattatatagtaacaaCACTAATTTAGTTATAGAAGTTgcacgagtggttgttggatatggaaatTAGACACGAGTAAgctattttttaaaagttacaaaagacacgagctttagcgagtgtcttttgtaacttttaaaaaataacttactcgtgtgaaataaattccatatccaaaaatcacaagttatgtgacctgtttctaccacaataatattgGCTTAAATCTTGTGGCCAAGTCTTATTTCGTGTATGCAAATAAGATGTACATAAGGCCGGGTCCCGGTGATGTGACATCATTCGACTATtaatgacgtcaataacaattgcagcttgggtcaaagttcaaattcttgaccaatcaaaagaccggacatatatatacatatatatccaacagtcggcacatttatacaatggcttgagagtggaataacacagggtattgtggtagaaaatacAATTCAAGCCTTGTTGCCAGCTTCAGgcagtatttacctgtatgtgtgtatgatatCTTACCCTGTGTTATTTAGGCGTGATGACACTGAATAATTTAGTTCGGTGTGAGTTAAACCTATAATAGCtgtgtgttttatgttttcCTTTTTGATGTAGTCTTTTCATAATATTCTTATTATTGTTGTATGGAAATGATTGATATCTGGATTTGTATTTAGCGGAACTTCTTCCTTTTTTTTGAGTACATATTTGTTGTTTGTGAACCAAACAACATTCATTACTTTAAGTAGAGTGCATTTACTGGACTCTTAATTGTCAATGTACCTTTTCTGGTTATAAGGTAATGGTATTCATCCTACTTGTATCTTAATTAGTGGATAGATTTGTGAGGTTGAATTTAGAAGAATAAATGTAATTCCTGTTAGGACTACTTGTATACTGTTAAAAGACAAGTTGGTCATTAGGAATACTTGTATATTGCTGAAAGACAAGTTGGTCAACTAACAACATTTGAATGAAGCCATGTTTTACAATGGGtcatacatgtaaaatgtagcCAAATGCATAAGTGAAACATGCATATTTTATATTGGCAGGTTTCCAAGAAGGTATCCGACTTAGTGCTACAGAACCATCCAGCATATGCTACCGAGCTACAGAGGGTGATGGAGCTACAGAAAACTCTACAACTCGCCAGCATCATCTGTGCTAATGGACGCAGGTAAATTATAGACAGACAATTAATTTCTGGACAGACATGTTTTAGTCATTAGAGGTTTCAGTTAAATTTGTCCTTTAGAGGGATTCCTTTGGTTTTATTTGTCCTTGAGAGAGGttcctttgtttatatttgtcCTTGAGAGGGGTTCCTTTGGTTTTATTTGTCCTTGAGAGAGGTTCCTTAGATTTGTCCTTTAGAGGTTTCTGTTAGATTTGTCCTTGAGAGATACTTATGATTGTTCAATAAATCAATGTAAAACTTTCAGACAATTGTCCGGTGCAAGGAAGAGCTTTACGACAGCTAGCCTTAAGATGTTGGCTAACTATAGAAAACGACAGCAGCTGATTGGTTTACTTAAGTCCCTGAGAACAATAAAAACACTGCAACGAACAGATCTGAGGCTGAGGGAAATGATGGAGGTAAGTTTCCTTGAAAAGTTTAATGAAAAGTTTCTGTCCTTACCAAACTATTGTAGATAATCCAGGGTAGGTTCCTTAAGAGGGGgaacatttattttgattgtAGAACACTGATGTACCAGTACATGTAATGTTAGCCAAAATCCTCACAGTAAGTACACATATTGGAAGAATTCTGTCtcatttcttaaatatatttttgttttaatacaaGAAAATTAAAAGAATACAATCCATATACGATATGATTGTAATTGTAGATTTTACAATCTCCCTGTAATCATGTTTCTTAGAAAGTTTCTATTATTTCAGGAGGAGGACTACTGTAGTGCTATACAACTGTGTCTGGAATGTCAGAAGGCAGCTAGCACATTCAAACACTTCACCTGTATAAGGTAAAGCTATTATTCTCTCAACAATGAATACTATTACTAGATACTGTTCCTCATTGTCACAAAATTGCACAGACATCAACGAAGAAGCAGAAAGCATACagtattactgtacatgtaccatatcaGACAGCAACAATAAATGACTTGAAGTTTATAGAATCTAACACGGGTCTGttccctggacagggatatctcaacccgagtgtaagagtttggccagtcagcacgaggcttgccgagtgctggtcagccaaactcttacactgaTGACGCATAGGTTATTGTGAACAGCGTCATACAGTGTGTGCCAGCTGTCTTTACCCCCCTGTGTGagatcaatttattttttccttAGCAACCGCTGGATAAGCCTTATCCAACCTGTGTAGAAGATCTGGATAGGGTCAGTTAGAACAAGATAACTCTATGGTTATTGTACCTGGAGTCTCTAGGGTCTGTGTATAAACCTTATTACGAGATCAATGccagtaaaatatcatataaattgACAGTGGTTACTGAGATTCAAgcttgtttattttttacagTGAGTTAAGTTCCAAACTACAGGACACACTGGAAATGATTGAAGAACAACTGGATGTGGCTCTGTCCAAAACGTGTAGTCACTTTGATGTAGTCCATTATGAGAAAGTACAGATAGCTTATAGACTCCTCGATAAAACCCAGGTATGATTACTACAGttttacaataatgatataGCTTATAGACTCCTCGATAAAACCCAGGTATGATTACTACAGttttacaataatgatattGACTCCTCCATAAAACTCAGGTACACATACTACAGTTCTACTACACTATTTTGATACTGACTATAATTtttatgccatactgtggcgtccgtcgtccgtccatccATTCGTCAACAAttcttcttcttcataaccacagatcggaattgtacaaatggtggggctgaacccctgggggtcttaggggcggggccaaaaggggtcaatttggctaaattgatataaacgacctctcctctgaaactaagcaatggatattgctcatatttgactgttggcatccctttggggtcgggattcaaaattgtacaaatgacagggtcAAAAGGGCTCAATTGGttgaaacaacttcttttctgaaactaagcaaagGATATCACtctcacatttgtgtggtagcatccctatggggttgcaccaaaggtcaatttcatttcatttttggattaatgcactttttggcataaaaatctcacatttttagaattacaataaaacccatataaaatgcttatgatatattgacatagcaataccagcaacaaatatacatagcatcattcttgtttcatatgaaaccaggtgagcgatacaggccatctgggcctcttgttttataatGCCCAGTTTCTACTGTTTAGCTGTTGCCCAATTGGACTGTTGAAAATAATTTAgatatcaaatgaaaatgaCCTTATGAGAAAATATTTGACCTTGAGGTGTTTTGTTACTGCAGACAGCCATGGATCAGTTACACATGCATTTTACCAGTGCTATACATAGTACAGCTTTCCAGATCGTCCTGGGCTACGTGGAGCTGTGCTCTGGAACAGGGGACTCAAACTTCCAGAAAAGATCCTACGTAGATCTCTGTAAGGTAAGTGTCTTAGTAAAGAGTGTGAAATCTTTCCTTTCCTTTACAATTTGTAAATGTATCTTTCTTATTCCTGAAATGAGACTTACAAGGTCATCTTGTGTCAGTCACATATGCTTTCTATCCGTTACAGAATATAACACAGGAAAGTTTCAAACCATGTTTGGTAGATCTGTGCAAAGCATTATGGGAAGTAATGAAGAGCTACCACAAAACAATCCTATGGCATGAGTCTCACGATGAAGAGTTCATTCGGGAGTCAGGTATGTCATTGTTTCACATTGATGAAGAGTTCATTCGGGAGTCAGGTATGTCATTGTTTCACATTGATGAAGAGTCCATTCGAGAGTCAGGTATGTCATTGTTTCACATTGATGAAGAGTTCATTCGGGAGTCAGGTATGTCATTGTTTCACATTAATGAAGAGTCCATTCGAGAGTCAGGTATGTCATTGTTTCACATTGATGAAGAAACCATTCAGGAGTCAGGCTGTTCTTTTAAATGATGAGGGATTCACTCAAAAGTTTTTTTGTCTGAAATATAAACTTAAATCACTATCTTCATTGTTTGCCAGGAGTGGATGTGGATATTTCATTGAAGATGAAGTACATACGACAGAAGCTTGACCACGGCCTAACTCGGATCTGGCATGACGTCCAACAAAAGGTCAAAATCTATATCCTGGGTACGGACATGGCCAACTTCAAACTAGAGGATTTCATACGAGTGCTGGACCTTGTTAACAGGTAAAGCTTGTTGTAATCTGATAGGTACCAGGTACGATAAAAGTGATAAACATTATCAACAGGTGATGATAATTAAGTACTAGTTTGTGTCAACAGGAAACAAATAAGTACTACACCTGGTTACCAGGTAAAACATCAGTACTACACCTGGTTACCAGGTAAAACATCAGTACTACACCTGGTTACCAGGTAAAACATCAGTACTACACCTGGTTACCAGGTAAAACATCAGTACTACACCTGGTTACCAGGTAAAACATCAGTACTACACCTGGTTACCAGGTAAAACATCTGTATGTACTACACCTGGTTACCAGGTAAAACATCAGTATGTACTACACCTGGTTACCAGGTAAAACATCAGTACTACACCTGGTTACcaggtaaaacatcaatatacatcTGGTTACCAGATAAAACATCAGTACTACACCTGGTTACCAGGTAAAACATCAGTACTACACCTGGTTACCAGGTAAAACATCAGTATTACGCCTGGTTACCAGGTAAAACATCAGTATTATGCCTGGTTACCAGGTAAAACATCAGTACTATGCCTGGTTACCAGGTAAAACATCAGTACTACACAAAATAAGCTGGTATAACATCAGTACTACACTTGGTTAGCAGGTAAAACATCAGAAGTGCACCTAGTTACCATAGAAACATCAGTACTACACCTGGTTAAATTAGTAAAACATCATATTGCACCTGGTTAGCAGGTAAAACAGTACACAGAGTAAGCTGGTATAACATCAGTACTACACTTGGTGAATTAGCAAGTAAAATAGAAGTGCTACCCTTGGTAACCAGTATCAGCTGTCTCATTATCTTGTTAGAACTACAGGTATTGTATTTCGGGTTACCCTTGTTATCATGACAGGTTGATCGAGATCGGGGAAGAGTTTTGTGGCAGCAAGTCAGAGGGTCTCCAGGATTCCCTTAAACAACAGAGTCTCAACTATTTCAAAAACCACCACAGGTCTGTATAATGACTGACAGACATCAAAGTCTCAACTATTTCAAAAACCACCACAGGTCTGTATAATGACTGACAGACATCAAAGTCTCAACTATTTCAAAAACATCCACAGGTCTATAACTGTCTTATCCTCTTGTCTCATTTACAAGGAAATTTGATTATAAATCTTACATATATTATAGAACTCTTAGTCCTGCATACTTCAATTAGCCATGAAATGTAATGCTTGTTTTATAGGTACCGTATGGATGAGCTAGGAATGTTCCTACATACTTCAATAGCCATGAAATGTAATGCTTGTTTTATAGGTACCGTATGGATGAGCTAGGAATGTTCCTACATACTTCAATAGCCATGAAATGTAATGCTTGTTTTATAGGTACCGTATGGATGAGCTAGGAATGTTCCTACATACTTCAATAGCCATGAAATGTAATTCTTGTTTTATAGGTACCGTATGGATGAGCTAGGAATGTTCCTACATACTTCAATTAGCCATGAAATGTAATTCTTGTTTTGTAGGTACCGTATGGATGAGTTAGGAATGTTCCTGGAGAACGAAGGATGGGAGATATGTCCTGTCAAATCCAATTTCACACTATTACAGTTGCTGGTAAGAAGTTCAAATTGACTGATTGAGCACagtttaaaatcaattattatGTGATGTTTAAAAAGTTTATGGTAAATCATTTCAGTTGAGATGGTATTAAAAATTTAGGGTGATCAAATACTTTCAAAACTTTaccaaatgttttatatataaccGGTAGTAGTGTTCTGACCTGggaaatattgatatgtaatgTTGAAAATGTATGTCTTAAATGCTGCCATTTCTTATATAGTAATAAGTGATTAAGAAGTGTGATAATTTAAATTCCAGGAATTCAGATTCATGAAGAGCTGGACCCGCTCTCCTACCACCAACTCCTTGGTGAACTCTCAATATGTAGCAGAGGGAGAGGAATCATTGCCAAATGGAGATCATCGAGGAGGAGGGGAACGCTACTTTGACCAGTACAAAGATGAAGGCAGTCCTTTTGATGTCCAGCCTGATGAAGAAGAAAATGAAGATGTATTTTCTGGAAGCTGGGTATGTACTGTACTCTGTTAATCTTGTTGGTCTTTATAAAGAGAAATTACATGTCCCAATAATTGGAATTGGTTAGTTTTTTACGGCACCACTTGTCAAtggaacttcatacttaggTTGACCTAGTTGAGGCAGTGtgtaccaaaagtaggtcatgttgacctacattttgacctttcatgtacatcaaagaaaatgtttgtttgggCTAGATCTTCTACACTACTTGTTACTGGAACTTCCTACTTGGGGGATTGGTTCACTTGCattgaagaaaaaacaaaatcatacaatAGTAACACTGGCACTATTCTTTATTGAATGTGGTGGATCTGTCCAACATTCTGTGtctagagttatttcccttgacatacaattttatatttggTGACTGAGGACCGTAAGACTTTTTCAGTGAATTGTTTcttttgaatatatatgtttagtttTATTAACTGAAAATGGGAATTTTTGTGATAAGCTGGTGTACTGGTGTTGTAGGATGATGAAGATGGAGGAGGCAGTGATACGGACTCAGATGAGCCTGATGAACTCAAGCAGGATTACATCGACGAACTGACTGGAGAGGCCCAGTCTAATAGGTACGCCTGTTAAACcattataacagaaaaaaatatatatcatagtaaaGGTGATTTTGTCTACAACAGGGCAGTTCATCTAGCCTTTAGAATGGTATTAACACTGTTCGCAAGCTGAATGGTTTAACAAGTGTTTGATCCAATACTCTCCGAATACAATGTCTCACTATAGTAACAACTAAGGTAATTACTGTACTGTAGTTTTCACCGAAACAATTTTCAATATCTGCAGCATAGATTTTTAAACGGTTGTCTAAAGTTTGACAAATCtttttgataatgatttaaagTTGTTGGAGATTTTGGATAAAGAGTAATCTCAACTTGTTTTTACTATGTTTGGATgaagtcaaaataaaaacatggaaaatttttatttttatttcagacaATTTAGAAGAAGAATATCAAGAAACAAGAATCAAAGACACATTCCAATTGTGACCAATACAACACTTAATGTACTGAGGGTGATAGGTAAGCCGAATAGTCTGACCAAAatgatgtttattattatatgtattatcacaTATACCCTCAGACTGGTAAATAATAGCCGCAATATACTGCTCAGCTGGCAAGaacttctctttagctcaatcGGTTGAGTATAAGACCAGTAAACtagaggtcctgggttcaatCCCTAAATTGAATTAATCGTGCTATGTTACATATATCAGTACTGTACTGAGAGTGATTGGTAAACTGAATAGTCCAACTAATTAAaatgatgtttgttatatatcaaTGATGAACTAATGTTGATAGGTAAGCTGACCAAAATGATGTTTATTACCATAAGATatcctggtaaatactagctgcaatataccgctcggctagagaaaacctctctttagctcg contains the following coding sequences:
- the LOC117335893 gene encoding syndetin-like isoform X2; its protein translation is MAVMDIKRKFQNLLRKQESVPSPVEEDINHDLFTGEPAIAKYKHSHVVNPHEEQEVLENIEEVYFNNRHVDTSEYELQKVPENPDLDQIDRDRQKLRKQLQVVSKKVSDLVLQNHPAYATELQRVMELQKTLQLASIICANGRRQLSGARKSFTTASLKMLANYRKRQQLIGLLKSLRTIKTLQRTDLRLREMMEEEDYCSAIQLCLECQKAASTFKHFTCISELSSKLQDTLEMIEEQLDVALSKTCSHFDVVHYEKVQIAYRLLDKTQTAMDQLHMHFTSAIHSTAFQIVLGYVELCSGTGDSNFQKRSYVDLCKNITQESFKPCLVDLCKALWEVMKSYHKTILWHESHDEEFIRESGVDVDISLKMKYIRQKLDHGLTRIWHDVQQKVKIYILGTDMANFKLEDFIRVLDLVNRLIEIGEEFCGSKSEGLQDSLKQQSLNYFKNHHRYRMDELGMFLENEGWEICPVKSNFTLLQLLEFRFMKSWTRSPTTNSLVNSQYVAEGEESLPNGDHRGGGERYFDQYKDEGSPFDVQPDEEENEDVFSGSWDDEDGGGSDTDSDEPDELKQDYIDELTGEAQSNRQFRRRISRNKNQRHIPIVTNTTLNVLRVIGKYMQMMTVLKPIAFDVINCMSQLFEYYLYTVHIFFGADTWVMNERSLNNRLHLTLQRIRNNLIAETPVPGAPPTDPENGRDKIPQPHLSPIVDLSGSGRLFGLAERVVAAESLVFLASQMELLYPHLEAMIPGNKKVFLQQFFSQTVKMAAELRKPVYWTVSVQAVDYDNILHHMSGVKWDVKDIMSQHNSYVDVMLKSLEQLSVRLVDINRRVPIPKVVYDLIWEHCVRLSNRTIVEGYAGAKKCSNEGRALMQLDFQQFLSKLETIVDLRPIPEREYVEAYIKAYYLPESQMDSWILEHKEYSNKQLLSLINSVDHINKKARQRLIATVEDMDRQRR
- the LOC117335893 gene encoding syndetin-like isoform X1, with the protein product MAVMDIKRKFQNLLRKQESVPSPVEEDINHDLFTGEPAIAKYKHSHVVNPHEEQEVLENIEEVYFNNRHVDTSEYELQKVPENPDLDQIDRDRQKLRKQLQVVSKKVSDLVLQNHPAYATELQRVMELQKTLQLASIICANGRRQLSGARKSFTTASLKMLANYRKRQQLIGLLKSLRTIKTLQRTDLRLREMMEEEDYCSAIQLCLECQKAASTFKHFTCISELSSKLQDTLEMIEEQLDVALSKTCSHFDVVHYEKVQIAYRLLDKTQTAMDQLHMHFTSAIHSTAFQIVLGYVELCSGTGDSNFQKRSYVDLCKNITQESFKPCLVDLCKALWEVMKSYHKTILWHESHDEEFIRESGMSLFHIDEEFIRESGMSLFHIDEESIRESGMSLFHIDEEFIRESGVDVDISLKMKYIRQKLDHGLTRIWHDVQQKVKIYILGTDMANFKLEDFIRVLDLVNRLIEIGEEFCGSKSEGLQDSLKQQSLNYFKNHHRYRMDELGMFLENEGWEICPVKSNFTLLQLLEFRFMKSWTRSPTTNSLVNSQYVAEGEESLPNGDHRGGGERYFDQYKDEGSPFDVQPDEEENEDVFSGSWDDEDGGGSDTDSDEPDELKQDYIDELTGEAQSNRQFRRRISRNKNQRHIPIVTNTTLNVLRVIGKYMQMMTVLKPIAFDVINCMSQLFEYYLYTVHIFFGADTWVMNERSLNNRLHLTLQRIRNNLIAETPVPGAPPTDPENGRDKIPQPHLSPIVDLSGSGRLFGLAERVVAAESLVFLASQMELLYPHLEAMIPGNKKVFLQQFFSQTVKMAAELRKPVYWTVSVQAVDYDNILHHMSGVKWDVKDIMSQHNSYVDVMLKSLEQLSVRLVDINRRVPIPKVVYDLIWEHCVRLSNRTIVEGYAGAKKCSNEGRALMQLDFQQFLSKLETIVDLRPIPEREYVEAYIKAYYLPESQMDSWILEHKEYSNKQLLSLINSVDHINKKARQRLIATVEDMDRQRR